The bacterium genome has a segment encoding these proteins:
- a CDS encoding carbon starvation CstA family protein — protein sequence MSLPLLALLFLLLLALAYRLYGGWVARQFVIDDARTTPAHTLNDGIDYVPVRPFYLFGQHFSAIAAAGPIAGPILACQTFGWLPCLLWISLGVVLIGAVHDFSTLTASVRHGARSIAEITREQLGPKAGIAILVFIWISLVYVIVAFTDITAGSFVHSTEELQGVTVDFNPGGAVAAASVLYLSLALVMGLVQRFLKPPLWLVTIIFVPASLGAAWVGTYLSNWLIFDARTWGLLILAYCAVASVVPVWSLLQPRGYLGGFILFLALALGVIGIFFGGYDVRQPAFITWDTGGMTGTLFPFLFVTIACGACSGFHGLVCSGTTSKQVDRESHMQPVGYGAMLAEGFVALIALVTIMIVAPAETKGLKPGTIYGNGIGNFLSLLIGRENLPFAITFGAMAFSTFVFDTLDVCTRLGRYILQELFRRRDRIGAVVATLITIALPVYFIWGAEEGSWIRFWTLFGASNQLLAALSLLTITIWLHHARKRIAFTLLPMLFVLTITLWSLGRLCWANWQAAQGIDLALVNAVAALALIVLAIYLATAALWESRRPAAAR from the coding sequence GTGAGTCTTCCGCTGCTGGCGCTTCTCTTTCTGCTCCTGCTGGCGCTCGCGTACCGCTTGTATGGCGGCTGGGTGGCGCGTCAGTTCGTCATCGATGATGCGCGCACCACCCCGGCGCACACGCTCAATGACGGTATCGACTACGTTCCGGTTCGACCCTTCTATCTGTTCGGCCAGCACTTCTCCGCGATCGCCGCGGCCGGCCCGATCGCCGGGCCGATCCTCGCCTGCCAGACCTTCGGGTGGCTGCCCTGCCTGCTCTGGATCAGTCTCGGCGTGGTCCTCATCGGCGCGGTGCATGACTTCTCGACGTTGACCGCATCGGTGCGCCATGGCGCGCGCTCGATTGCCGAGATCACGCGCGAACAACTGGGCCCGAAGGCCGGGATCGCCATCCTCGTGTTCATCTGGATTTCCCTGGTCTATGTCATCGTGGCCTTCACCGACATCACCGCCGGCAGTTTTGTCCATTCCACCGAGGAACTGCAGGGCGTCACGGTGGACTTCAATCCCGGCGGGGCGGTGGCGGCCGCCAGCGTGCTCTACCTGTCGCTCGCATTGGTCATGGGGCTGGTGCAGCGCTTTCTTAAGCCCCCGCTGTGGCTGGTCACGATCATCTTTGTGCCGGCGTCGTTGGGAGCGGCCTGGGTGGGGACGTATCTGTCGAACTGGCTGATCTTCGACGCCAGGACCTGGGGACTGCTGATCCTTGCCTATTGCGCGGTCGCTTCGGTGGTGCCGGTCTGGTCGCTTCTGCAGCCGCGCGGTTATCTCGGCGGCTTCATCCTGTTTCTGGCGTTGGCGCTGGGCGTGATCGGGATCTTCTTCGGCGGCTACGATGTGCGGCAACCGGCGTTCATCACCTGGGACACCGGCGGGATGACCGGCACCCTCTTCCCATTCCTGTTTGTCACCATCGCCTGCGGCGCCTGCTCGGGGTTTCATGGACTGGTCTGCTCCGGGACAACCTCCAAGCAGGTGGACCGTGAATCCCACATGCAGCCTGTCGGCTATGGCGCGATGCTGGCCGAGGGATTTGTCGCCTTGATCGCGCTGGTGACGATCATGATCGTCGCGCCCGCCGAAACCAAGGGACTCAAGCCCGGCACCATCTACGGCAACGGCATCGGCAATTTCCTGTCGCTTTTGATCGGCAGGGAGAACCTCCCCTTCGCCATCACCTTCGGGGCGATGGCGTTTTCGACGTTTGTCTTCGACACGCTGGATGTCTGCACCCGGCTGGGCCGCTACATCCTGCAGGAGCTGTTCCGTCGTCGCGACCGGATCGGGGCGGTGGTCGCGACCTTGATTACGATCGCGTTGCCGGTCTACTTCATCTGGGGCGCGGAAGAAGGCTCGTGGATTCGCTTCTGGACGTTGTTCGGGGCGTCGAACCAGCTGCTGGCGGCGCTGAGTCTGCTCACCATCACCATCTGGCTGCACCACGCGCGCAAACGGATCGCCTTCACGCTCCTGCCGATGCTGTTTGTCCTGACGATCACCCTCTGGTCGCTGGGCAGACTTTGCTGGGCGAACTGGCAGGCGGCGCAGGGGATCGACCTGGCGCTGGTCAACGCCGTGGCCGCGCTGGCGTTGATCGTGCTGGCGATCTATCTGGCGACCGCCGCGCTGTGGGAATCGCGCAGGCCCGCCGCCGCGCGCTGA
- a CDS encoding alkaline phosphatase family protein, which translates to MRSRVRPILLFTVAATVFSFMPAQARPRLALLVVVDQLSADIFELYGPLFTGGMARLRDEGVCFTAARHDHAMTLTSVGHATLVTGAYPSRHGIVGNHWVERATGQRAYSCEDSTVQVLGDPEAEGRSPQFLMTETLGDWLRQTWPEARVFTVSQKDYSAILLGGRHPNAAYWFDDAKGIFVTSSEYLDSLPPWVRDYDCFPFRERAVREGWTRGWPAATYTVATADDIAAENDGIHTCFPHLYDSAASLARTPSEWMLETPYSDALELDFAKRLVREEGLGSDTIPDLLCLSLSANDYVGHSFGPYSQEALDVLLRVDAGLSEFLGALDSLVGTGMYTVALSSDHGVMPLPEVMRAAGLPAERILRAEARQHLETAARRVADKLGIAAPLITGHTNGLMLNLKAGEEQGVRPADLRQAMAEAIGVLDYVEEVLTWEQLTEPGGAGRGYRALYRQSFHPDRAPDLVIRYRENTLILDSPQGTTHGSPYRYDTHVPLIFWGHGVSTRAKTVANDVRTIDVAPTLAAILELTPPAAIDGVCLRAVIEPHEP; encoded by the coding sequence ATGCGTTCCCGCGTCCGCCCAATCCTGCTTTTTACCGTTGCCGCCACGGTCTTCTCGTTCATGCCGGCGCAGGCGCGGCCGCGGCTGGCGTTGCTCGTGGTGGTGGATCAGTTGTCCGCGGACATCTTCGAACTCTACGGCCCGCTGTTTACCGGTGGAATGGCGCGGCTGCGCGACGAAGGGGTCTGCTTTACCGCGGCGCGTCACGATCATGCCATGACCCTGACATCGGTCGGGCATGCGACCTTGGTGACCGGGGCCTATCCCAGCCGTCACGGAATCGTCGGCAATCACTGGGTCGAGCGGGCCACCGGGCAGCGCGCCTATTCCTGCGAGGATTCCACCGTTCAGGTTCTCGGCGATCCGGAGGCCGAGGGACGGTCGCCGCAATTCCTGATGACCGAAACGCTGGGCGACTGGTTGCGGCAGACCTGGCCGGAGGCGCGCGTTTTCACGGTCTCGCAGAAGGACTACAGCGCGATACTGCTTGGCGGACGGCATCCAAACGCGGCGTACTGGTTTGACGATGCCAAAGGGATCTTCGTCACTTCCTCCGAGTATCTGGATTCACTCCCGCCGTGGGTCCGTGACTACGATTGTTTCCCGTTCCGCGAGCGGGCGGTGCGTGAGGGGTGGACCCGTGGCTGGCCGGCGGCCACCTACACGGTCGCCACCGCCGATGACATCGCCGCCGAAAACGACGGTATCCACACCTGTTTCCCCCATCTGTACGATTCGGCGGCCTCACTGGCACGGACCCCCTCGGAGTGGATGTTGGAGACGCCGTACAGCGACGCCCTGGAGCTCGACTTCGCCAAACGGCTGGTGCGGGAGGAGGGGTTGGGAAGCGACACGATCCCCGACCTGCTCTGCCTGAGTCTGTCGGCCAATGACTATGTCGGCCACTCGTTCGGACCATACAGCCAGGAAGCGCTGGATGTGCTGTTGCGGGTGGATGCCGGCCTGTCGGAGTTTCTTGGCGCGCTCGATTCGCTGGTGGGAACGGGGATGTACACGGTCGCGCTCAGTTCCGATCATGGCGTGATGCCGCTGCCGGAGGTGATGCGGGCCGCCGGTCTGCCCGCCGAGCGGATTCTGCGCGCCGAAGCGCGCCAGCATCTGGAGACCGCGGCGCGCCGTGTGGCCGACAAACTCGGTATTGCCGCGCCGCTCATCACCGGCCATACCAATGGGCTGATGCTCAATCTCAAGGCCGGCGAGGAGCAGGGCGTGCGTCCCGCCGATCTGCGCCAGGCGATGGCCGAGGCGATCGGCGTGCTGGACTATGTCGAAGAAGTGTTGACCTGGGAGCAGTTAACCGAGCCGGGCGGAGCCGGACGCGGTTATCGGGCGCTGTACCGCCAGAGCTTCCATCCCGACCGTGCGCCCGATCTGGTCATCCGCTATCGCGAAAACACGCTCATCTTGGACTCGCCGCAGGGCACCACGCATGGATCGCCCTACCGTTACGATACCCATGTGCCGTTGATTTTCTGGGGGCATGGGGTGTCGACACGCGCCAAGACGGTGGCCAACGATGTTCGCACGATCGATGTGGCGCCGACGTTGGCGGCGATCCTTGAGTTGACGCCGCCCGCCGCGATTGATGGCGTCTGCCTGCGCGCGGTGATCGAACCGCACGAACCATAA